The Vairimorpha necatrix chromosome 11, complete sequence sequence GAGTCGTGTTCTTAAATGGTGTATTGAACCAGGCGTTGTGTTTTCGTCAGGTCCGCGAAATATGTAGTCAGAGATGACTAAGGATCTGTTACCTACGGGAACAAATTTTTCTCCTACAAGCGAGGCCGTTGAGGTATACTGGCGTGTAATCGCAATTATTGATGTTTTTCTGGTTGGTGGAGTTTTTGGTGGCTTGGTGGCTTTTCTTCGTTTTGCTGATTCtgtcttttttacaataaacaattttatttttatttttttttgtcgTGTAATTGAATGGTGTATTGAACCAGGCGTTGTGTTTTCGTCAGGTCCGCGAAATATGTAGTCAAAAATGACTAAAGATCTGTTACTTATGGAGACAATTTTTCTCCTACAAGCGAGGCCGTCAAGGCATGCTAGCGTGTAAACGCAATTATATATGGTTTTCTTTATTGGTGGCCTTTCTTCGTTTTGCTGATTCTgtctttttacataaacaattttatttattttttttattagattaGAACAGCCTCGGTCAAACCAAAAAACCAAAATACGATTCTGAATGAAGGGCGGACttacaattttaaagatCTAATTTACAGGTGGAAtattatttctataaattaataaaatatctagaataggtttttttataattgtatttttatatctacacatcaaaaaaattcattaaaattatgtaaataaatgataaaacaaattagTTGCTTATGTTATCtagtttaaaaacaatttttttttgctattgtcttttatcattttttttttaaaataaacccaattttatttaatgtcGTAAACCGATGATAggaaattttatatgtgctaaaaataaaacttagtacacgaatattttttctgcATAATCTGAATTCAATGGTCAATTTTAATCATTCATTTTGCAATTATCATATACAGTTATTGATCATCATGAGCAGGgaatgtatttatatgtataataaacagatagaatataaatttctatcTAGAATATTAGAGGAAGCACCCTCTCCAATTAAGCTATGTGTATTGTAATTCTATACgataaaacattttgtaCGTATAACACTAACATTGTTCACAATTTTAACATAAGTATTGTCATCCATTTTGGATTATTGGTCTTGATTTTGTTTGGGTGCCCTTGGCCGAGTGGTCGAAGGGATGTTCTCATTGACCAATGGGCTGGGTTCGAGTCCCGGGGGCACCaaattgtttctactttctatgatgcagttggaacaactcagatgatgaaaatgtccacggtaatcattaagttgattcaatgaaacttgtgtgTGTCCAGCCACAAGGGGATTAGCATCTAGTGTAGAAACGCACCTCAAGGCCAAAAAGCAGTATCGCCCTTTGGTGACTtaatgatacataaaagtatctaaTGGGTACGGCCTAGTTGGAGCCCATGGCTGgtgcactctagagtggGATCCTAGAGCTAACTAAGAGACTAGACGAAGTAGGGCAATAGAAGGTCTCGTGGACCCTATCCTACATGATTCTGTAACACGGTGGCCGAAACTAGTGGGAGACTGGTGGTCAACGCAGTCCAATAAAAATGCCGGGCTGGGAATGTGGTCGTGTAAGGAGCCGTGTGTGCGATACAGATGATTGTAGGGACCTTTGAGTCAGTACGATGATGTCTCTCCTCGGGTTATAGATAACCATGCCCGTTAAGTATATCCGCTGTGAGGTCACTCTGGACGCGATTTGAGGTATAAATGGAAAGTGTTCTCCTGGAGCCAAAGTCCAATGGATACGGCGGAGCTTGCTGCACCGGCAAGTTATACGGAGGGAGTTTTAGTGAGTAAGAATCTCACAGTACCAGTTGGAAAAGGATCACACCCAAATCCCTCTGGTCCCTATGTAAGGTTTCTCCCTACCTCTTACttgcaaagaaaaaaaaaaaaaaaaaacttgatTTTGTTATTTGAGATAATGATTGAGAATCACTCAAAAGAATGTGTAGAACAAAAGGATAATAACTCCGATGTTCCAAATGATACCAGTAGCGAAACCCTTCAGTTAGCTACTGGAAACAAtgatatttctaaattagaaatcataaatgaagatgttttaattaatgtcaaaaatatcGTGTCTGCTGTCAAAgtagaagaagaagatcGATTGTCAGAAGATGgcaaaagaaaatgtatAGGTGTCTCAAATGCGTCTACAAAtgttataattaataaaaatattaaaactaAAGATGTTAAGCTAGACTTAGCTTccattaataaaaaagcagTAGTTAGACATCTGTCAACTATCTCTGCTATTATAGCTGGTAAAAGAAAAGCTCCTATGAATGGAGTAAAACTTTACCATACAAATGAAGACGGATGGACATCTGTCAAACACACATTCAAGCCTAAAGTCCAGATAGACTTAAAGAAAAACAGAAGTGGTAAAACCACAAATAAAACCAACtttaatagatttaaatcACTTGAAGTAGAAATCGGTGGCAATGTAAAAGTGCCCAAAAATACTATTTATGAAGTTTTAAggagaaaatttatcattccTAAAAAAGATCatgaaaaaagaagatcACAAAatcgtaaaaaaaattctaccCCCAAAATGGAGAACAAAAAAGGGGAGAAATCTCAGAAAAAGGGAAGCTCAGTTTTACCAAAGAAAAACTGGGCTGAAGGGCTATCAGACGAAGCTCTcatgaaaattattaagGGTGGCAGATACATATCTAAATGCAAGTTCAAGTTAGCTCTTGTGTCTGGACTCGGGTTGGACGGGAAGCCCCAATCTAGAGATGCCTGGGCAGCGATGATGGAAGTGCAAAGCAAAGATATCACccttataaaacaatttaaagAGTCAGAAGTAGTACTCATGATGATTAGAGAAAACGTGTGCCAAAAggtacttaaaaaaattaaagaaagatTTGTAGGTTCCGACATCTGCGATGATGAAGAATTCTTTGCTGGCTTcttatcttttaataaatcaattGTTCTTGGAGAACTACTGAGACTCTCCGGAACACATAAAAAGTTTGTACCACTTGTGAAAGCATGTAGGTACATAACTAAAGAACTGAATAAAGAAAGTCCCGAATACGATTCCTTtatttacttaaaaaaaatgatggGTGAACCTGCCCGAGAATTCAAGGACTTTAATAATGAATAAAGTATCTTTGCTAAAGTCCTGTTTTTATaggaaattattttcttataacAAAAgcgatatttttaaatctttaaataaaaaaatgcataaTCCAATTggttataataaattaaaaaatactttcaAAACACCAAGGAGGCTGAATagtttcaaatatttttctattagaAAGAATATATGGTGGAAGAAAGtacaagaaaaatatcGTATTGTCAAGATACAAAGAATTCCTTATGGAGTGAAAGATCTCCTCAAAGACTTATGTAAGAAGAAATCTCTTTTGGAGAATTCCATCATTACAGCAAGAAAGTATAGACGAAGAGACACGtcttttacaaaaataatagttgAAAAACTATACGcaaatttattgattaaGACAGTTAAAGCTAAAGgctttaaagttttaaatgataataGAAAAGAACTAGAGAAATCTAgtaaagtaaataaaaagaccAAAGAGAACATAAAACTCTTAAGTCTAAACATTAATCATCTCTCCAATAAGAGAGAAGAACTTGAGTTTCTTCTTAAGAAGGAGAAGCCAGAAATCATGTGTTTACAGGAAACTTGGAGACAATCTACAAGACCTCTAAAACTTGAAAAATACACTACAGTTGAAACACCTAGTGgtggaaaaaataaaccagGATTAATAACTCTGGTTAGAAATAATGGAGCGATCAGATGTTCCAAAAAAGGAACAGACTCAAACATCCTGCAAACCGTAGTTGAGTTTAGTTCCGCAGGCAAATGGATTAAGTATTTAGTCTTAAATGTCTACATACCACAAGACAAGGATCTCAAGAGGGAGACCTTGGCCAGATTACTTTCtcttttagaaaaagaGAATTTCAGAAATAACTATAGTGAGATCATAGTGATGGGAGATATGAATATGCAGAGTTCTAGTCTCaagaaaaaactaaatgTAGTTGGTTTGCCagttacaataaaatataacagcAACGATGGTACAAGGATCCTCAAAGATGGTAAAAGATCTAAGAGGAAAATTGATACCATCTTTCGACTAAAAAGTAATGATAATGAGAAGATCATTATATCCAAGTCTTGGGTATTAAGTGATCACTTAGTGctcaaaagaaaaattaaacttgCCGTTGATAAGATCTCAGATCAACTAGTTTATGATAAGAAGATGCTGGAAAATCCAAAAGTGATTAAAAAGCTTAAAAGGAAGTTGTGTAATCAACAATTAAACATGAATAATCTTCCTGAGATTATTCAAAAAGTTTGTACATCTTTGAAGATTTACAAAAAGAGAAGAGTCCATACTGGACTTACAATGAGATggagatatttaaaagtcTTCAAAGAAAAACGTCTAGCAGCAAGAGCtgttatgaaaaattacaatGAAATCAACTCAATTAGATTCGAATATCTCAAAAAGAGAGTAGACGAAACTAAAAAGTTGATTCGCAAAGATAGATCGAAACTTTGGGCTTTAAGAGGAATAAAGCTCTTTAAAAGTAATAGATCCCGAGAATTCTGGCAATGGCTGAAAAATAGAAGTGTTTCCATTCGGTTGGATCAAGTGGCTCTAATTGACCACAATAAGATTCTTCAGACTTGCCGAGCAAAGAAGCTAGAAATAgcgaataaattttacgcTGATTTGGCGTCAGAGAATGATATAGATGTCAATGTCTATGATAAATTAGATCTTGTTGATCTTCCCCCAGAGATAACAGatgaagaatttttatcCGCACTGAAGAAATGCGGAAATAATAAAGCAGCCGGTCCTGATGAGATTCCAACCGAGCTATACAAACACTTACTGACTAGAGCAGTAGAagaaaaattctttaaattcattctaaatgaatttaataaatatatttgtggAAATAGTACTCCTGAATATTGGAGCACGGCAAACATGATTTGCCTTCACAAAAAAGGAGATGAGACAGATCTGAATAATTATAGGGGAATCTCCTTAATTAACACAATTAGTAAGATCTATCTCAAGATAATAAATGACAGGTTAACTCAATTTGTCGAAGAACAAGATATACTCTCTAGATACCAAGCAGGATTTCGAGCAGGTGAAGAGTGTATGAACCAGATTACATCTTTACTAGAAATAGTGAGAAGAAGAGAATTTAGAGGCTTGAACACAGTAATGTGTTTCATTGACTTTGAAAAAGCTTATGATAATGTAAGTCACGACTTATTATTTGAAAAGCTTACAAAACTTAATATCCCATTGTATTTAATCAATACAATAAaggatatttataaatataccaCCATGCGTGTGAAAATTGGGGGTGACACGTCAAGTGGCTATAGCTACAGAAAAGGAGTGAGACAAGGGTGCCCTTGTTCTCCAATGCTGTTCAATATATTCAtcaatgatatttttgacgGCATAGAAGGAGTTTTGATCCCAAGATCAAATACGAGAGTTCCGGGACTGATGTTCGCAGATGATATTGTTGTCTTCGGAAACAACATTGATGATCTTAATAATAAGATCAATAGAATTTCTAATTGGGCGGTTAATAACAGAATGAGGATTAACTGCACAAAAAGCGGAATATTAGAATGGGCTGCTCATTCTAAAATACAAGAATTCCGAAGTTTGTATTCTCTCAGTACAGACTTTGGTGTGATTGAGGAAGTCACTGAATACAGATATCTAGGTGTcttaattaaaagaaacacGCTAGAAGAACACTTGGTCAAAGACGCAGCAATGCGTGGCAAGAAAGCCTTGGACGCCTTGATGCCCAAGTTGATGAATAATAGCATCAACCTTTACTTCAAGGCGATCTTAATCAAATGTGTACTAGTACCCACACTAATGTATGGTAGTGAACTGTGGGGAATGTCAAGTACAAGAGCAGGTAAGATTAACAGGATCTTAAGAAAATCTATCAGAATGATATTCAAAAGAGTATTAGTTCCACTAGATAGAGCAATGGACGAGTTCAGTATCGAACGAATTCATATACAAGCAGCTTTAAGTAGATTTAGAGCATACAACAAGTGGAAACACAATAAGACAATCATATCGGATATAATTGCAATAAATCcgaaagaaagaaaaactaCCTGGAGTTCAAGAACACAAAGATGGTTAAAACGATTTGTCGGCAACGAATACGAACCAAGTGATAGTAAATTTATCacttcaaaaataattgatgTACTAAGAAGTCGAAGAACTCTAAATACTTCCTTAGCTGCATCAATAGCAAACCAATATGACATAAGAAAttcacaaataaaatatgtcatgaacaaaataaataatagaaaaattagaacATATACTAGATTGAGATGTAATCTAGTAAAGTGGTCCCCAGCAATAGCATATTCAAAAAGAATACCAATGAGTTATAGAAACAAATGCTTTTTGTGTGATGGACcacaagaaaatttagaacaCTTTCTGCTGGAGTGCGTCTGTTTAACTGACATTAGATTatcttttgaaaataaactgCCTCTACTGACTTgttcaaaaacaaatatcCGAGAAAAAACCAAACAACTCCTTGGTAATAAAATCggactaaaaaataacccAGAAAAGATAAAAGAACTTTGTTGGACTATAGAGTTCTTAGATAGAATGGTTGTCTCtagaagaattttatttgaaaagaAACTTAAGGAGATAACgaaacaaaataattaatatagcttaattaaaaaaatgaagatcTAGAATTAGAAGGAAGAAGTGTTATATTATTAACAAAAAgacttatatttaattatatttgacCTGGGAGAGGTCGGGCATGATACTGATGCTGTATTGTTCCGCTGAACTGAGTCGTGTTCTTAAATGGTGTATTGAGCCAGGCGTTTTCGTTTTTCATTAGACCCGTGAAAGTGGGTCTCTAGTCATATTATGACTAAGGATGTGTCCTATGGGAACAAACTTTTCTCCTACAAGCGAGGCCGTTAAGGTATGCTGGCGTGTAAACGCAATTATTGatgattttttctttattagtGGAGTTTTTGGTGGCTTGGAGGCTTTTCTTCGTTTTGCTGATTCtgtcttttttacaataaacaattttatatttttttttttttaaacttgATTTTGTTTggcaaatattttattgaattaacagaaatttttgtttatgaaATAATTGCGCAAAACTAACTTAtctttttacatataataaataaacaaaacacTGGgatacatatatatatatatatattttagttttcaaaaaaacacTTTTTAATCTcatattttgaatttataaaaaatgcacGCATATGTGTATATGTCTATTAAACTAAactttaattaaataacaCAGGTAGATACAGAgcattttaataaacaacAGATGTTATTTATTGTCTTTAAGTGTATAACATAAAGTGAAAGAATGAACGAAATACAATTATAAGAAGCAACatagtattttatttttaaaagagcTTTAGCCTAGTGGTCAGAGGCGAAGCTCGCTATTGACGTGTTAGGTTCGAATACATGTGGCTTTAAAGGAGTTTTACTTTTGATAAGGCAGTTGGAAACAGTTAAAATTCTGAAAATGTACATgacaaaattaatttttctaatgaaattaaatgCGTATAGCCATAAAAAGATAGGAATCATGTGTTGAAACGCATTTTATGGACGAAAACCACATCACGCTTGTGATAATGTATCAatacatataaatatcaGCAATAAACGGTCTAGTTGGGACTACAAAGTCAACTGGGTTTTGTTTCAAAAGCTAACCTGCAGATTTAAAATGGAGCAAAAGTCTACCCACGAGCCCCGTTCTATCGTATTCTGTAACACACGACAGAAAGTAATAAAGACTAACGGCCAACGCTGCCCAATAAAATGCTGGGCTGGTGATGTGGCGGGGTATAGGAGGCGTATGTGGATGCAGATGATTTTAGACACCTTGAGCTTGTACGACAGTGTCTTCATTCaagatattaaaattatttcctTTAAGTTTCCCTCGGTAGGGTCATTTTAGACGCGATTTGAGATCTAAATGAAAAGTTCTTTTTGAGCCAAGTCTAATGGTTACGGCGGAGATTTCTACACCGACATGTATAAGAGATGTTTCGCGAGCAAGAATCAAACATCGCCGCTTTGAAAGAGCCACTCCCAAATAATTCTGGTCTCTGGGTGGGGTTATATCTACCTCTTACAAGCAAAGAAAAACATGAATTTTCAATGTCCTAGTGGGGGTTCTTCGCTTTTTTAATAGTCTTTTTACACTTTaattgttattttatttttaggaTTCTACAGTTCACTGGAATAAGTTTTTACACTACAGGCGAGGCCGTTAAGGTATTCTGGCATATAAGGCAATTACTAATGATTTTTCCATTTAAAGGAGTTTTTACCTTCTTTGGGCTTTTCTTCCTCAGTTGATTGTgtcttttttacataaatattttaaccCTTCTTTGCATGATTTttgctatttttttaaaataaatcaggGCTATGTAATTAATGTTTTAGATTGAaggaaaaatattaaaaaaaatccttatgtaaataaaaatatgtaatatgtaaaaaacaatatgatGGAAATTTACATCATCATGCATTGTCACATATTTAGCAGtactaaataaataaaaaaatattgtttactcaatcttctttattctttatgataatttaaaaaacaattattatttttttttaggcACAAATTGACGCCACATTTACTACACGAAATTGTGGAATAGCCTTTACAGTTGGGAAATTTGCACCAAAGTGACCCACCTACTGTTGGCCAATGTTCAGCACCATCTTTTCTTATGTCTTTTGGAGGTGGTGGTGCTGGAGaaccttttcttttttttgttagtAATTTCTCTTCTAGTAAAATGGTACTGAGACGACCTCTTTTAGCGTCTTTGGTGGGTCCTCTGTTGCATAGCACAAAAGCCAATTCATTTCTGAATTGGCCCATTGTAAGTAGACTCTTTTTGGGTTCACCTCTTTCTTgagcatttttttttatatataatccAAGAGTTTATAATAGCTAGATcaaataaatgataaaatatacGTAAGTACCACTTTTTAGACCTTATTGTTATATGATTTCTGCCCAAAAAGCTATCCATAAGATCTGCTCATCCCATATGTTTATTGTACTCTTGGATAATAAACGGGCAAGTAATAtcaatttttctttttattggCCTGTCATATCTATTGACTTTAGTTACAGGCAATGCCCCAGCATAAGAAGATAGCAGGGttactattttattatctttCCAAGCCACAAAACTCAAAGCTATACCATCATGCACAGACACTCTTTCCTCAAAACCACATTGGGCACAGATTTTTTCATGAAGTTTTTCTTCTCGGGAAGTTTATTATTGGAAATCCTGTTTTGTTGCACAGTTCCCACTGTGTAAATGCCTGATTTAgctaaaaaaaactacCAATGGCAAagatgtataaaaattatcaaagtATATGATATGGTTTTGCTTTCTTGGCACTCCTCGAAGTAAACGAACTACAACATTTCCTGTTGCACCAAGATCTGGTTCATCTGTGAGCTTTTCTGTATTCTCTTGTCCAGAATATACCTCAAACTTGTGGGCATATCTCTTCAAATCACAGAGAACATATAATTTGAAGCCCCATTTATGTAGCTTATTAGGCAgatattgttttaaaaaatgccTTATTTTCGTAGTATACATCTGTTCATCCACAGAAAGTCTTTGATCCATTGGCACTGTGGCAAACCTTTCATTGAGATGCTTGATAACAGGGCGGATTTTATAAAGCCTGTCATGTTCTGGATGACCTATAGGTTTGTGAAGATCATTGTTATTAAAATGTAACGATAACTTTATTTTCTCAAACTTGTTCAGTGGCATTGTTGAAGAAATCGGCTCATATCCAAACTTTGGCGACCAGTATGATCTTGTGCTAGGAAATTTGATTACTGACATGTACAATAATAAACCTAAGAACTTATACAAATCACATTCTGTAACTGTTATAGATGAACTGGGATTACTCTGTattatgtataaatttgtCTCCGCTACTAATGTTTTGAAAAATCTTCAGTGATAAAATAGTTAAAACATTGATATAGAGTTTCTAGGCGTGATAGACCACCTGAAGCAGTAGAACTCCCCAAGAAAGTAATTTTATCTTCGTCATACACAAGATTCCTTTTTTTCCAAATCAAGCTTCTTTTGTCAAATAGAAAACTGGATGAAGACTGCAAATTGGATGAAGTTGATGGGTGAGAGGGTTCTTGATCTTCTGTTTCTACAAGAGGAGGATCAATGTCACAAGTTTCATCCACATCATCCCCATCATCATCATCATCATCGTCGTCGTTCTCCTCCTGCAACACTCTTATAACTTCAACAGTATCGCGGTTTTCATCATCGGAATCTTGGTCATCGAGGTCATCTTCTGAGAGCCAACCGCCTTGTAACTTATTAAGATAATCTTCAATATCTCTTTCATTCAAGTTTTCccaaaaaaacaacataaaataaacatttacaaaaaaatctttgcCATACATTACAAGTGAAATTACTGAATAGAGATGTAAATTTCCATCACATAGTTTTGAGAAATTTATTCACAGTGTTTTGATATAAATTGTACataaaacaacaaaaaCATGAAAACAAACCTTATTTCCACTTTTActgtattttatatatccGTTTATTTCCATAAAACAAACATAAATCAGGCTCCTTTTTTCCAGTCACAACAAACAGCGGAATGACAAGTTCTAGGCCTGGTAATTGACAGTGAcgtttgtttttttcgaCAAATGAGTTTTGTTGTACGCAATAGTTGCCTAAAATGTTGCCAGAAACAACAAATTTACAGTACAAAGGTTTTAAGTACCTTTTTTTGTTGACTAAATATTATGATGGAAATTTCCATCACCATGCAAAGAAaggttaatttttttttacaattccgtcttttttacagaaaacatttttatttttattatttttatgtaatgTAGTTTTACAagtaaaattagaaattttgttGGTTGGTTTTTTTTCGAGGACTTTGTTGTTTAATGAACGTTccatgaatttaaaaagtataaatagaaaaaaaaatatcagaaATTATGAATGTGTCAGAGTCTGGATATCAATGTTCATGACACAGTAAAAGCATGGGGTTACACTATGATGCAGTGTATATTACAAATGAAATCTGAACCAGTTCATATGAATATATGACTTCTTTTTCCAACTTCTCATGTGTATCAAATTTTCTCTATATGCGTCGTTTTTCCCTAAAAACTTTAGAACTATTCTTATAATATTCGTTTTATTTATGCGAATTTATGAAAGTTGCTTTTTTTCTGTATTagattttcaaaattttatccaGTTTATGGCTTTGAATAATCATATTTTCCCCCattaatgtttaaaatcaatttccaattcatttataaattagaataattgaatttcttttatttaaaacaaaattttcataatttaatactcaagaaaactattttttttgaaattttagatcatcatatatttatgtGATATTCTTGTGGAACGTTAGATGTAGTTATAGCccaaaaaatatgttttttttcaaacaaATACTCATATTGTACATAATGtctttcatttattttcttgtacGTCCAAGAAATAGCAGCTAACTACAAAGAAGCTTTTAGTAATGGCAccaataattattttttgtaactGTTCATGTAGACCTTCAAATATTGCATTTCCTTAAAACATCCAAGCctcattttaaaatcatttaaatATCGATATTATCCACACAATTTCTCCTGCCTATTGTTTTCAATATaactaatttttctttagtGCTTCATTTTTACGTCACATTGCACTCATCtgtaattattttacaagGGTCCGTTAGTTAAGTATAATTCACCAACGTGCTTCATAGATaataatagaaatattGTAAGAGTCTACTTGGCCCATTGCTATATcatcatattttataagtatTAGGAGACATAATTAAAGGAAATAAATGCAtgatatttaagaaattagtTTTACTAACCTTTCACtggagaaaaaaattatatatgtatttttcaagctctaataagaaattaaagGGCTCTATCACATAGGAATTACAAAATTAAGAATATCGTAGCTCTATTTACAACATCGTTATACATCAATTTGTTTTACATTATTTCCAAAATGATAATAGAAACAAAATGAAATGTGAGGTTCTTCTAATGTGTAAAATCgaggttttttttt is a genomic window containing:
- a CDS encoding piggyBac transposable element — its product is MYGKDFFVNVYFMLFFWENLNERDIEDYLNKLQGGWLSEDDLDDQDSDDENRDTVEVIRVLQEENDDDDDDDDGDDFSI